A window of Amaranthus tricolor cultivar Red isolate AtriRed21 chromosome 8, ASM2621246v1, whole genome shotgun sequence genomic DNA:
ataattgaacCTTATGAGCCGAGGAGAAATGCTTGGAAGCGGCAATCATAAGGTCTGATTCTGGAGATGATGAACTCTTTCTTGTTACATGGCTTTTCTTGCTGATAATATCTTCACAATCATCAAAATGAAAGCATCTTGTAACAAATCTTCTTATGATCTTAGATTTGAAGTTTTCCTTAAAAACCTTACTATTCTCTCCCATTTTAATGtggatttttatattattatgttaatttttttggatTATAAGATTGGATGAAAGAAAGAAATGACTAGATGAGAATTACGAAACTTTCTCTAAAAATGGTACTTGCTTTCTAAGTTGAAAAAATGATTCTGGCTTATTATGTAGATTATGGGATGATGCTTAATGCTTTATAAGTGAAAAATAGCCTTGGGTGAcaagaataaataaatagtaaggTTTGAAAATTCAACCTTTAAAGCATGAAGCTTCTTGCAATCTCACATAGTTTACATTGTCTTCTTGTTGCTTCAAGTAGTTTAttcattaattttgttgattgaagaataaaaatatttttgttaaagaGTGTTTATGACTTTTCATCAATTTCAAATATAGTTATAGTCATAGTCATCAACACAGTATCTCTTATAAATCGGAGTCCGAAGAGGGGTTAAAGGTAATGGACAAATCATATCCATAATCGAAGCTCGAAGATGACAGACAAACTGTACTTATATCCGGCCTTTCAAAAAAGGACAAAGAAAAATGGGCGCAGCTATTTTAATTAACTCTAATTAATCTCGAACACGTTTACCATGTCCATCATGCATCTATCATCTTACATCTATATAGTCTAAGTCAAAACTTACTAGGTATTAGGTACTCATAATAAACTAAAGCTATCTTGTCATCAAGAATTATGTCATGGCTTGATGATTATGTtgctttttatttaattaattaattataatatatccTTAATCAAACATGGCCAATCTTAATTAATATCAAGTTAATTTTTTGGAATGTTTGTGCTTCaagtttattatatatttgactacataaaaaaaatatgtttattcatttagaaaaaaagaaattatttttgtatGACATCATCTATTAAATGTGATCTACTAAAATGAGTCatgatatataattttaatagtgAAATGATCTTTTAGTTTTTATTCACTTTGTCTTCGTGATATTATCACAATTCACAACATACAACCTCGTAGAGCTACCTCAATGGTAGTATTCCTAACCGCTAAAATCAAAAAACTATTGTGTGTCGTTCAAGAAAACTTTTCATCACATTCATGGCCAAAAAATATCATGTAATGgctcttttaattaattaaaaaacatcccatgatttttctataaacaaattaacaattaacaataataataataataataataataataataataataataatacactaattaaGTCGTAAGAATGTTAATTATGTTATAAGTTTAATAATATAGCTTAGAATAGGAGTATGAATGTAATATCCATAAGGTCTTAGGTTTGACCCTTCTCCAAGACATTTGTGTGCAAGCTGATTGTTGAAGTAGTAAACATCATGTGGGCGCTTAATGGTTGACATGTGGGTTCCATGTCTGTACGTGGCACAATCAtttaaccaattttttttttttttctgaccAACCTGGTGGTCGGAAATGTGGTcagacatttaaaaaaaaactttttcttGTCATTTTGGGATAAATTCTGAAATAGTGTTTTCCGACTAATTATTAGTATGAAATTAGTCGAAAACTTCCTACTATTTTCTGACTAACTTGGTAATCGGAATTTCCGACTAATTTGCTGACTAACAATGGTTGGTCGGAAATTCCGACTGTTTtcctactaaaatgaaattCCGACCATTCTGAACCTACTATCCCAAAATAGTCGGAAATCAGTCGGTATAGCTCTATACCGACTGATTTCCGACTATTTTGGATAGTCAGAAAGTTGTTTTTTTGTAGTGTcaatgatataaataaataattgattttGAACCCTTTAAAAAACATACATAAAGTAATGTTTAAACTTGAGTAAATACTGAAAAGCACCTACCAAATTAACCATCACATATTAGTATATTCAAGTTTATggtttaattatacataacttaAATGTTGTTAGTCACAACATTGAACGATCTTGCATGTGCTCCTATCAATCACATTTATAGTTAGAGTTAAACCTTTGACTTAATATTAAATTCTTAAGATTACGGGTTGAAATAAATCTTATTCACCCGTTATTTTAAATGCAATAATTAACTTtagatataaattaattaaggaGGTTTAAACATTTTAACAAGAGTTTGTACGTTGAGTTGAAGAGTGAGTTTATTTTGTGTAGACtgtgataataatgataaaaacattttaaaatttataaaataaatataatagatATTTTCCTCATAACTAGCAAAATATATTCTATTATACAAATAAAATGCGAATAAAATTCAAACTCATAATAATTTTATCCTATTAACTTTTAATACTTACATTAAACACATAATGTTGAGAGACATAATGCTTGGTATGCATTAAAGAAAACAATAGAACAGGAAGTATCCTTTTCCCTTTAAATTTAGCCTTATTTTGTAAGGATAATTGAAAGTAGAAATCTATCATAAATCCATAAAGCACATGACAAATGTCATATTCTTGTTGGCAGTTGCAACATAGACACTTACTTGAAATCTTTTCCCAAAATATtgtaatttaggaaaataattcTCACTTTACgtcaaagggaaaaataattccTTAtctaccgtccacgtaggattggtgagagaattttattttttttgctagAACCGCCACTTAAAACAACGATTTTGGTGTAACATCTAATATAAAATGATACCTCACTTGGCGTTTTATTTAAAACagtactttaaaaaaaattacaatattactAAACCGCCATCTAAGGTGGCGGTTTTTGTTGGTTATGAAGACAGCAAACCACTATCTGAGATGGCTGTTTACTTTAGTATAATTCGTGTAATAATTTTGAGATTTACCTCATCTTAAAATACAAAGTTAAATTAATGCgtaggtattatttttttatagaagTTCCTTTGCTTTAGTGGTTAGCACTTAAGTTGCTAAGCTATGGGGTTGTGGGATCAAAACTTGTGCCTCACATTTTTAGCATTTATGTtgctttttttaaattatagaatAAAGCAAAACGCTATTTTAGATAGCGGTTTGGTCAAATTAACAAATCGTCATCTAGGATGGCGGTTTGCtctgaatatttttttataaaaaatctgTCTGACATGAACGGTAGATAGGAAATTATTTTCCCCTTTGACATAAAATGAgaattattttcctaaattataatattttgggAAAAGAATCCACTTACTTGACATAGAAGTTGAGTAGAGCTAGCCTGACTTTATCCATTCACGCATGTAGCTTTCATTTATGTGAGCCATATGTGAATCTCTCATATTGGACACCATTGAATTCATTATGTTCATGGTAATGcatgatatacatatatatatatatatatatatatatatatatatatatatatatatatatatatatatatatatatataatgcaaTAGATTTTTTTATACCATTATCATATTTTTTGGATTTGATAGAGTATCACATATAAGGGTGAAGTaggaaatttgaatttgaatttaaatagtCTATATATTAGTAAAATTATTATAGTTGAATAATTGATAcactaataaaacaataataatataaatataagttagattttaatgtttttcaGTGGGTGAATTCTATAATTTAAGGCAAAAGTTTATTAAATagattataacaaaatattaaaattataacttcaaTAAAGATTCGAATaacaaactttaaatttatttctaaTACTTTAACTACTaaactttatttaatttacaGATATTTAATTGACGATTATATCatgtataataaattttaagGGTGTCAcgttaaaaatataacaatcaCGCGTTTAGTTTGGGGTTTGGCCACCCTCAGTTTCTAATATAGCTTCATCGCTCATCACATTcactttttctgtttttttagaAATGAATTAATCATTTCTTATTATCTTATCCACAAACTCATCTTATAATCTTCTAGTTAAATCTACACATGCCTTTAATTCACTTACTGTATGTACTATTTTTCCAAGTTACAAAGAATTCAAGTAATTTATTTAACCCAATAAAACATTATctatttcatttatattatacAACGACAACAAAATTTCATTACTGCAACGCTATAAAGTGGCTCCCacttataataaaatttaagagGATCGGATGTATATAACCTAAATATAACCCTAGATCTATAATGGTAGGTCAGCTTTGACCTTCCTTCCAATGACCTCCATGATATCCACTATCTCATGCATTGTAATATTGTATTACCATATAAACCTTCCAGCAATTCCTATCAATACCCCACAGTAACTAATATTTACCTCCAAGCTTTCATTGAATTGTCATTACTCTATCAAATTATACAACCATCCCAGATATAATCTACACTTAACCAAATACATACTTAATTAGTCTAAACTCATCTTACAATCCGTTCATCTCACATCTATTTAGTTGTCATTCattctttgattttcatttcttaaTATGACTTAAGCATTAAAAAGGCTTTCCGAGAAACCATTCGGACAAGACTAATGTTATATTGCAGGATTCGAAGTTTTTTCAGCAGTGGCATCATAAGCACTTCCAACATTATATACCAACAGTTTTCTCTGATAACTCCACATATTTAGGTACTTTAAGTATGTTTGGCACTTTTCTAATTTTATCACTGAAACACATGAAGCAAAAAGAGTATTACTTCTAAGTCGTCCTAACATAATTTTAAGTAAACTCAATCTCTAAACTTCCCTTAGTTTTGAGTTACCTTCTTACATAAGAGCAATTGAATAttgttgatatatatttttataactaTATTGTACTCATTTGTTGCAATCATTATACATTATTTAAGTGaaatttatattgtaatttaaaataatgcaaaataagttGGACGGAAGAATATCATCTAATAGATTACTACgtattttatttgtttcataATACTTACTATACTTCTAATTTTCATCTGTTTCAAAATACTTGTTACTAAACTCTATAATAtgtcataaaataatttataaattgttttATCTATCCCTATTATacctcattaacccttacactTTGTCATTATTTTAGAACAATAATTAGATTTTAACCAATCATTCCTATAATACTTGTACCAAGCCGAAATGGTTCAACTAATATGGAACCGAGGTAGTATTATCATTTTGATCAAACCTCATATTTTTCGTAAATAATTTACTCCCTCTTATTTAGCATATATGaccatttactttttatacTCTATCCAAATTCCAAAGtattgttttatttaaaatatctgtaattatacataattaaaaattataaaaaaataatattaaaaaatttatcttttaaaaaatcaaataaaattccactcaactatatttttcattataaattaagaataaaatacatgttaaaaataacaaataaaacatatgGTGAATATGTTCCATTTTTTAAGCTTTCCCGCAAAATGTACTCAAAATTATGTTCTTCCCGCTCATAAGTCATTAACAATGGCTGAAAATCTCCCTTCAACAGTGGCTGGAAATATCCCTTTAAAAATGTCTGAAATTTCCCTTTAAAAATACCTAAAAATCTCCCATTAAAAATGGCTGAAAATCTCAAAGAAggaaagaagagaaaaatttTACAGGAAACCACCAGTAATGGCAGCGACGATGAAGATAGATTGAGCTCTCTTCTAGACATTCTTCTGGGCAACATTATATCGCGCCTTCCTCTTCATTCAGCAGTTTCCTCATCCATTCTATCTCGTCGATGGCGTGGTCTCTGGACTCAGTTCATCACGCACCTCTTCTTCAACTACAATGACTTCCCAGGTCAGTTCAATCCCAATTACTCTGGCTCATTTCATGAATTCCTCACTTTAATTGACAACATTCTTCAACAAATTACCTCCCCTAACTCACGCACCTTCAATCTTCGATTGAAACCTTCTTCGAATGAAGATTAAAAGGATGCTTGCACACTTTTTTTACAATCCTGGATTCGTCAGATCTGCAGCCGAAATGTCAAagaattcaaaatttcaagtgatATCTGCGAATTCAGTCCTTTAGTTCCACTTCTAGCTTCTATTTTTGCATGTCAATCGCTAGAGGTTCTCGATTTAATCGGAAATTTTGATTGCAAATTGACTGATAATCAAACTATTATTCTTCCTAATCTGAAGAACCTTGATATTTATCTCCCTGCCTTGCATTTCggattaataacaacaataatcaaaTTCGTTTGAGTTTAGAACTTTCAATTGAAGGTTTGATCTATGTGCTCCAAATTTAGAGTATTGTGGAATCGATCTATTTGGAATATCACAGCATAGAAGCAGATTTGTGATTGATGCGCCTAGCCTGAAAGGAATCGCATTATGTGGTAGTTTGGCATTCTATACTTTTGTAAGCAAACCATGTAGattacaaaatacaaatattcaatttcgGGAAGACGCAAACGAGCACCTAAGCCCATTCTCAGATCTTATCAAAGGAATTTCTGCTATAAATTCTCGTGTCATCCAACAATCTTGCTATATTTGATGGATATCAATACATGGGTGTAAAAACTAGGCCAATATTCCACAATCTTAGGGAGCTGAAATTGGGGAAACTTTCAGGGATGGAAATGAGTGAGAGAGCTCCAATACCATGTTGTTTATTGAGAAAGTTAAAGTATGTAGAAATGGTGGAGGTGTTGGgggaagataatgatgtaaaGCTTGCAAAGTATATCTTGCATAATGCAAATGTATTGGAGAAACTTGAAATTTGGGTTGAAAATTTGGATGATTATGAAAGTGAGAATGGGGAAAAAGATTAATTATGGATGGAATACAGGTTTTGTAGGGAATTATTTGAGTTTTCCTAAGAAATCATCTGCTTGTAAGGTTGTGTTTGTGGGGTTTTACATAACTCAAGCATCTAGTGAGGATATGGTTGAGGAGGGAACACGTGGTGTTAGACTTAATTATCTTGGCCGCAAATTGTCTGATTGAATTATGACTTTATGCTGGGCAAGGGGCTTCCTTCAATCGCAGCATTCTCATGATGAGTATTGGTCTGTTTTTTTTCTCGCCCTCCTCAGACTTTGTATTGGGCAGGACTCGTTGTGATGATAATGATAAGTAACTCCTGGCAAAAAGAGAGACCGTGAGGAACGAGGCTATGGGCTGCAGGCGTGCTATGACAGGAGTCGAAGGATCGGGCACATGTTGGACACGTTGGCTGGTGTGGTGGTGGCACGACTGAAAATCAGTACAGTCCACCAGCACGGATGATGGTGATTTGGGACAAAGAAGATGATGAATGGTGTTGCTTCCGCATCACCATACTATGAAGCATAAATTCAAAGATTAGCTCAAGATGTATGTACTAATGATCATAATTTTAACAGTAGTACAGTTTTAAGGTCTAACTAGCTTTGCATATGATTACTATACAATATAAGACGTTCTAAAGGTTAGTTCACatttcttataaaataatttgctttgcgaattataaccttaaagtttaagttttttttgtaaattatagcCATTAAAATCTCAATGTCTACAAATTTTAGGCTAGTTCATCAGATTCCTACCACGTAAGTGGTCGAAATAATAAGTTAAGAATTCGATGAATTGGTTTGTATGCTGTAGACATTGATGCTTTGGTGACtgtaattcgaaaaaaaatGAATGGAATGTAGCACAAAAACAATGTGAAACTTAACCTGTTGTGCGACAACGGAAGCAAggtcgatgaacaataatgaaacaataacaaattcaatgcaaacaataagaaaatgacacaagttatttaacgtggttcactatcaatgtgatagctacgttcACCGGCACcgaaatcaaataatttcactatgatcgcaaataattttcaagatgaattacaatcacactcacaaattataatggctctcttgtgatttttcttaatttgtgaaTTATCCATCCCAGCACTAATAAGAGGGTGTTTATATAGTAAATCCTTCGTAAAAGATACTTGGacatcaaagaaaaataaaataaaccgtCAAAGACACGAAAACAGCAAAATCGCAAAATTTGCGTTGATGCTCGCGGACCGTACCAAATGTCGCAGCTCGCGACTTGCCAAAACTCCAGGGAGTCTATTCCCAATCTATGgccaaattaaaaagaaattcccactttccttaaaatgggaaagtatttccaagtttaccgtccacgtaggattgctttgagaattttttttttttttttttaattgaaaccgctacatgaaatggcggttttattCAGGCATTTGGAGTAAAACGCCatctgagatggcggtttggttaaggtaaatttttttttttaaaaaaaataaaaaaaaaataaaatggagtaaaccgccacttgattTGGCGGTTTGGTATTAGTACAAATCTCCAGAATGTCGTGAGATGTTGTTCACTGCATTCCATTTTGCTCTTCATTCAACTTGCTGCCGGTTTtgctaaaaacaaaaaaaaattcttcactctaatttacttcaaatttacaattcctctcattcaactaagctaatcaactacattcccatcttctccttgtgtactagttcattttcatcctcatttaaggtatgaataaaaccctaatttttgttcaatatgcaaattgttttttttgttcattattgtttgaattgaagttataaaaacgttaattgtttgttacattctattgttttcatgatttaagcttacgttttacacatttgtagttgaattttaggatttgttttgtatgcatataaagtgtttgatgaaatgcttcaatgaaagtttattactttgtagggttagtttaatggtttttgtatatattcatggtatttttagcttttatatttgaaatgaaccttataataagtgttctaataccttagtatcacaaattcttgtattcaaatttacacttcccgttatagtgtaaTGGGGTGAGGAAGTCAtgatattggttgcaaattggtAGCAAATTGGTGGAGATATCACATGAAAGATCATTATCCCATtgaaaaacatgttgaattggttgcaaatttggataatgcgagggaagtcatgatatttttatgatttttataacacttatggcgATGAAAAACAcgtaacagcgatcatggcgatgtcgggcccagttgatccatcagtgcttacgcttcaggcgacacacaggagcgtagctgcgtgggagggctccactgcccaattggttactcgtcagcactaccaggcgagtacgttacggtgggaggtggatgacagggtatTAGACGTAGTCGAGCTAGCTGGGTTCAGATACATTCACCggttgttgggcgggggcttagagctcgatcgagctcttatcactgcattggtggagaggtggaggccggagacacataccttccacctcacagttggcgaggcaacgatcacgttgcaagatgtggcagttatcaTGGGACTGCCGGTTGAAGGACAAGCAGTCATTGGCCATGGggagggaaattggccagcattagtacatgagctgctaggggtttggccggaaaaccctcaagaccccacccagccgaagatcatcgttggatcgtcattgaagctgacttggctTCGACAGCATTTTAGCGCGCTTGAGGATGATGCAGATGATGTGACGGTTGACAGACATGCCCGAGCTTACAttttgtacctgtttggatgcatcttgtttccggacaagagcggcgactcggtacagttgatctatctccctctactgggagacttggagcgcgtagatgagtacagttggggaagtgctaccctagcgtatctgtatcgtaacttatgtcgagcatctcgtaagggtgccaaggacatgggtggatgcttgatgttgttacagatatggtcatgggagcacattCCTATAGGGAGGCCCATTATTCGGACGGTTCGATCggatgggcaacatgatcaggaagatgacgtggatgattttgaaccgatattagggtcacagcatcggcgcgggatggatcctttggcagtaaggtagcaacactcaattcactattcaaattcataatttcactattttatgatagatgaaaatgttaatcaatgtttatttgtttgcagctggcttcgcgtatatctttcgagatcccactccccacatactctcgtctactacagggacgcactagatcgacaacgggacgagcaggttagtaacatttactatttgtattagttatgaataaattgtatacattactaagcatatttatttctattacagatgacatggcagccttacacagcggctaagatggaagctctaccgcacatatgtacatcgggccacgagatttggagatcgcgttgtcctcttatttgctttgacattgtcgagctacatctcccggatcgtgtcatgcgtcaattcggtttggagcaggtaattccgcaagcctgtgacacccaacgtcaactacatgcgatcgatcggaggactggggacaagaactacctcgtacgacatagatcgcatgtagatgcgtggaacgaccgagcatctacattggttggaggagataacttcacaggtcatagctctgctatgtacatgagttggtataggcgcatctccatattacgcctaacgaacaccgcatttgcgcagccaggatcacattaccatccgacatctacgttactggtacgttttctttcaacactcataacaaatagtaatagttttaagtaactgttttaacaatataatgataacaaacaggctgagTGCATCCGATCGGTGTTGATACAAtgtaatgacacgattcaaggggccgctacatcgccagttgacgtgggctatcggctatgttctcagaccttaggctccattaatgcgtcgttgaccgatgcattgagtcaagcgggttatgagtacctcataccgactccacccgtcattggcgacgtagatgacacattccacactccttctccaaggagttcagcccatcgaggtagctcttccggaggattcagttctcggtccacaagaggccGCCAACGTTCATCTACTCagggtcggtcttccagatcgccatcgacatccgcTACTATGTCGCCGTTCGTTCCCCCGTCTTCCATCAACACTCCTCCGCCACATtcatcgcctccgcaaaggattatcacatatcagcgtgctagtcaacgacgagctcctactcttaatgtcattgcggaggttgacgagttcacaccatcatcatccaccggtgcgcaaaataaaaggggccgggggttgtagtttaacaaactttgtatattcttatattattttaacttgtatattcttgtatgattttaactttgtatgttcatgattgtaatatatcttcgcattattttcataattaattttttcaaatcaagctggttcgtaattgattaatatggaatagatggtattgaactagtttaatgcaggttacgttcactatttaggggaaatgaaagaaaaaaaattgttgcaggccaccagcaaaccgccacatgaagtggcggtttaccagggatcaaaccgccacatgagatggcggtttgccttgaccaaaccgccacttcatgtggcgtttttgtgctttatgtaaaccgccatttcaagtggcggtttggtctaaaaaaaaaaaaaaaaaaagacttttctacgtggacggtattctGGAAAATTCTTTCCCAAATTAGGTAAagtgggaaattttttttttttaaacattattcTGGGAAATGACTCAACTCCAGGACCAAAAACTTTTCCTCAGTTTTTCCGCGACTCGCGATGCTCTTCGCGGCCCGCGACCTGAGCTAACCCAAAATAGAAACTTCTCTCAAGTTTCTCGCGAGACACAACCATACTCGCGACCCGTGAATTTGACAACCATCTTGATTCATCGTTTTCTTGACCAAGACTCGATTCGAGTCACTAATCATCAACATAACCAAACAGTAAAGATGAATAAATGTTGTACATCAA
This region includes:
- the LOC130821382 gene encoding serine/threonine-protein phosphatase 7 long form homolog; the protein is MAENLKEGKKRKILQETTSNGSDDEDRLSSLLDILLGNIISRLPLHSAVSSSILSRRWRGLWTQFITHLFFNYNDFPAIMAMSGPVDPSVLTLQATHRSVAAWEGSTAQLVTRQHYQASTLRWEVDDRVLDVVELAGFRYIHRLLGGGLELDRALITALVERWRPETHTFHLTVGEATITLQDVAVIMGLPVEGQAVIGHGEGNWPALVHELLGVWPENPQDPTQPKIIVGSSLKLTWLRQHFSALEDDADDVTVDRHARAYILYLFGCILFPDKSGDSVQLIYLPLLGDLERVDEYSWGSATLAYLYRNLCRASRKGAKDMGGCLMLLQIWSWEHIPIGRPIIRTVRSDGQHDQEDDVDDFEPILGSQHRRGMDPLAVSWLRVYLSRSHSPHTLVYYRDALDRQRDEQMTWQPYTAAKMEALPHICTSGHEIWRSRCPLICFDIVELHLPDRVMRQFGLEQVIPQACDTQRQLHAIDRRTGDKNYLVRHRSHVDAWNDRASTLVGGDNFTGHSSAMYMSWYRRISILRLTNTAFAQPGSHYHPTSTLLAECIRSVLIQCNDTIQGAATSPVDVGYRLCSQTLGSINASLTDALSQAGYEYLIPTPPVIGDVDDTFHTPSPRSSAHRGSSSGGFSSRSTRGRQRSSTQGRSSRSPSTSATMSPFVPPSSINTPPPHSSPPQRIITYQRASQRRAPTLNVIAEVDEFTPSSSTGAQNKRGRGL